In Coregonus clupeaformis isolate EN_2021a chromosome 7, ASM2061545v1, whole genome shotgun sequence, one genomic interval encodes:
- the LOC121570591 gene encoding dynein axonemal light chain 4, with the protein MAETTESKKEEADYKRLHSFPLIRHTDMPEEMRVETMELCVTACEKFATNNENAAKMIKESMDKKFGSSWHVVIGEGFGFEVTHEVKNLLYMFFGGSLAVCVWKCA; encoded by the exons AtggcagagacaacagagagcaagaaagaggagGCCGATTACAAGAGGCTCCACAGCTTCCCACTCATCAGG CACACAGACATGCCAGAGGAGATGAGAGTGGAAACGATGGAACTGTGTGTCACAGCCTGTGAGAAGTTTGCCACCAACAATGAG AATGCAGCGAAGATGATCAAGGAGTCGATGGATAAAAAGTTTGGCAGCTCGTGGCACGTGGTGATCGGGGAGGGCTTTGGCTTCGAGGTGACACACGAGGTCAAGAACCTGCTCTACATGTTCTTTGGAGGCAGCCTggccgtgtgtgtgtggaagtgcgcctag